A window of Mucilaginibacter paludis DSM 18603 contains these coding sequences:
- a CDS encoding serine hydrolase yields the protein MLGYISLTVTTATAQQLSTSDSIDIFIKHKMQQRHIPALQIAVVHAGKIIKSTTYGTANLEYQIKATDESIFSINSITKAFTGIAIMQLAEEHKLKITDPLANYLDSLPGAWKNITLQQVLTHTSGLPDLLDAEEQVLGHGDEQEAMQKVKMLPIEAQPGEKFSYNQTGYVLLGQIITKLSGMHFTRFIEERQFKVAGMKLTRFGDSYDVIPNYAGAYTMTRQVGDRFVVNSTPGVSYIQFPVFFRTAAGILSTATDMANWIIALKSGKLLKQQSSIAALWTPAVLNNGKIGGFNLLTNGYALGWPTVTRDEHPAVGPVGGRRSALFVYLKDDLSIVILTNLLGGNPEQFIDEIAGYYIPDMHEVSGFGLPANLKKLRAELLKKGFDQAIPVVSHLKKNDPAFQLTEKELNGWGYQLIAQKNMPAALAIFKLNVSLYPQSANVYDSLAETLEETDQIPEALVNYKKSLALNPQNKHGAMRIKTLTEKQAN from the coding sequence TTGCTTGGTTACATTTCCCTTACGGTGACAACTGCTACCGCGCAACAATTGTCCACATCCGACAGCATCGACATTTTCATAAAGCATAAAATGCAGCAGCGCCATATTCCGGCCTTGCAGATTGCCGTTGTACACGCTGGCAAAATTATTAAAAGTACTACATACGGCACAGCTAACCTGGAATACCAGATTAAAGCGACTGATGAAAGCATATTTTCCATCAATTCCATTACCAAAGCGTTTACCGGAATCGCCATTATGCAACTGGCTGAAGAACATAAGTTAAAAATTACCGATCCACTGGCTAATTATCTGGACAGCCTGCCGGGTGCATGGAAAAATATTACCCTGCAACAGGTATTGACCCATACATCCGGGCTGCCTGATCTGCTGGATGCTGAAGAACAGGTACTTGGGCATGGCGATGAACAGGAAGCTATGCAAAAAGTAAAGATGCTGCCTATTGAGGCTCAGCCCGGTGAAAAGTTCAGCTATAATCAGACTGGTTATGTGCTGCTTGGACAGATCATCACCAAATTAAGTGGCATGCACTTTACCCGCTTTATCGAAGAGCGGCAGTTTAAAGTAGCTGGGATGAAGCTAACCCGTTTCGGCGATTCTTACGATGTTATCCCTAACTATGCTGGTGCTTATACTATGACCAGGCAGGTGGGCGACCGGTTTGTGGTGAATAGCACACCTGGTGTATCCTATATCCAGTTCCCTGTGTTTTTCAGAACGGCAGCCGGTATCTTGTCTACCGCTACCGATATGGCTAATTGGATAATTGCCTTGAAAAGTGGTAAGCTTTTAAAGCAGCAGTCCAGCATCGCTGCACTTTGGACACCGGCAGTTTTAAACAATGGTAAGATCGGCGGTTTTAATCTGCTTACCAATGGTTATGCGCTGGGATGGCCTACAGTAACACGTGATGAGCATCCTGCTGTTGGCCCGGTAGGCGGCAGGAGATCGGCTTTGTTTGTTTATTTAAAAGATGACCTATCCATAGTCATATTGACCAATTTGTTAGGTGGCAACCCTGAACAGTTCATCGATGAAATTGCCGGCTATTACATCCCGGATATGCATGAGGTAAGCGGCTTTGGTTTACCGGCAAATTTAAAAAAGTTAAGGGCAGAGTTACTAAAAAAGGGATTTGATCAGGCAATACCGGTAGTATCCCACTTAAAAAAGAACGATCCGGCATTCCAGTTAACTGAAAAAGAATTGAATGGCTGGGGCTACCAGCTGATCGCTCAAAAAAATATGCCTGCGGCATTAGCCATTTTTAAACTTAATGTTTCACTTTATCCACAAAGCGCCAATGTGTATGATAGTTTGGCTGAGACACTCGAAGAGACAGATCAAATTCCCGAAGCCTTGGTTAATTATAAAAAGTCGCTTGCCCTAAACCCGCAAAATAAACACGGGGCTATGCGTATAAAGACACTTACCGAGAAGCAAGCGAATTAA
- a CDS encoding NAD(P)H-quinone oxidoreductase, producing the protein MKAVIITHPGPPEVLQIQDRPKPQISTGEVLVKVAAAGVNRPDVAQRKGNHPPPAGASIDIPGLEVAGTIVEVGADVTRWKIGDQVCGLVIGAGYAEYCVIPAGQCLPIPGNLTLVEAASLPETFFTVWSNVFDRGNLQPGESLLVHGGSSGIGVTAIQMARALGSKVFVTAGNEEKVSFCESLGAERAINYKTESFKEIIEEATQGKGVNVILDMIGGDYTPDNIKCLAVEGRLVMINSMKGREAKVDLAEVMRKRLIITGSMLRGRDVAFKTAIAHQLEQHVWPLIAAGQIKPVIYRVFPAEQGAEAHALMESSDHIGKIVLSPW; encoded by the coding sequence ATGAAAGCCGTTATCATCACCCATCCCGGCCCGCCGGAAGTACTCCAGATACAAGATCGCCCCAAACCCCAAATTTCGACCGGCGAAGTATTGGTAAAAGTTGCAGCAGCGGGTGTAAATCGCCCAGATGTGGCGCAACGCAAGGGCAACCACCCGCCACCTGCCGGTGCATCAATAGATATTCCCGGCCTCGAGGTAGCGGGCACCATAGTGGAAGTTGGCGCTGATGTTACCCGCTGGAAAATTGGCGACCAGGTTTGCGGATTAGTAATTGGCGCAGGGTATGCCGAATATTGTGTTATCCCGGCAGGGCAATGTTTACCTATACCGGGCAATTTAACTTTGGTTGAAGCGGCATCGCTGCCCGAAACATTTTTCACGGTTTGGAGCAATGTGTTCGACAGGGGAAATTTACAGCCGGGTGAAAGCCTGCTGGTGCACGGCGGATCGAGCGGTATTGGCGTTACAGCCATTCAAATGGCCCGCGCCTTAGGTAGCAAAGTATTTGTAACGGCAGGTAACGAAGAAAAGGTTAGTTTTTGCGAAAGTTTAGGGGCAGAACGTGCCATTAATTACAAAACGGAGAGTTTTAAAGAGATAATTGAAGAAGCTACACAGGGCAAAGGCGTAAATGTAATATTAGACATGATTGGCGGCGACTATACGCCTGATAATATCAAATGCCTGGCAGTGGAAGGTCGACTGGTAATGATCAACTCGATGAAGGGCAGAGAAGCTAAGGTAGACCTGGCGGAAGTAATGCGCAAAAGGTTGATTATAACCGGCTCCATGTTGCGTGGCCGCGATGTGGCTTTTAAAACCGCTATTGCTCATCAATTGGAGCAGCACGTTTGGCCCTTGATAGCAGCCGGACAGATTAAACCGGTAATTTATAGGGTATTCCCGGCAGAACAGGGAGCGGAGGCGCACGCGCTGATGGAAAGTAGCGACCATATAGGGAAAATTGTATTGAGCCCCTGGTAA
- a CDS encoding redoxin domain-containing protein, producing the protein MLIVTGQQAPEFKLVSSELKEVSLSDFKGKKVVIHFFPLAFTGVCTTQLCTMRDSFGYYDGLGAQILGISVDSPFTLAKFKEENQYQFPLLSDFNKEVSAAYGALYADFVLGLKGVSKRAAFVLDEEHRVIYAEVLESAGDLPDFEAIAEKVK; encoded by the coding sequence ATGTTAATTGTAACCGGGCAGCAGGCGCCAGAATTTAAATTAGTATCATCGGAGCTGAAAGAAGTTAGCTTATCCGATTTTAAAGGTAAAAAAGTAGTTATCCATTTCTTTCCTTTAGCATTTACCGGAGTTTGTACAACGCAGCTTTGTACTATGCGCGATAGTTTTGGCTATTATGATGGCCTTGGCGCACAAATTTTAGGTATTTCGGTTGATTCGCCTTTTACGCTGGCTAAGTTTAAGGAAGAAAATCAATACCAGTTTCCTTTATTATCCGATTTTAATAAAGAGGTATCGGCGGCTTATGGCGCATTATATGCCGACTTTGTGTTGGGTTTAAAAGGCGTATCCAAACGTGCCGCCTTTGTTTTAGACGAGGAACATCGGGTTATTTATGCAGAGGTATTAGAATCGGCAGGGGATTTGCCTGATTTTGAAGCTATTGCAGAAAAAGTGAAGTAA
- a CDS encoding adenylate kinase produces MLNLVLFGPPGAGKGTQSQKLIDQYQLIHLSTGDLLRGEITQGTELGIEAKKLMDQGFLVPDEVVIGMISNKLDANKDARGFIFDGFPRTVAQAEALDNLLASKGESISSMIALEVDDDELEHRLLLRGKESGRPDDANPEVIRKRIHEYNNKTAPVAQFYKVQNKFKSINGIGSIDEIFHSICAIVDLCK; encoded by the coding sequence ATGCTGAATTTAGTACTATTTGGCCCGCCAGGAGCAGGTAAGGGAACTCAATCTCAAAAACTTATTGACCAGTATCAGTTGATACACCTTTCAACAGGCGATCTGCTCAGAGGCGAAATAACACAGGGAACAGAACTTGGTATAGAAGCCAAAAAATTGATGGATCAGGGTTTTCTGGTTCCAGACGAAGTGGTGATCGGTATGATCAGCAACAAGCTGGATGCCAATAAAGATGCTCGTGGTTTTATATTCGATGGTTTTCCGCGTACCGTGGCGCAGGCCGAGGCTTTGGATAATTTATTGGCTTCTAAAGGCGAATCGATCTCGAGCATGATCGCGCTGGAAGTTGATGATGATGAGTTGGAGCACCGCTTATTATTGAGGGGCAAAGAGTCTGGCCGACCAGATGATGCCAATCCTGAAGTTATCCGCAAGCGGATACACGAATATAATAACAAAACAGCACCCGTTGCGCAGTTTTACAAAGTACAAAATAAATTTAAAAGCATAAACGGCATTGGCAGCATCGATGAGATCTTCCATTCTATTTGCGCTATAGTTGATCTTTGCAAATAA